The following proteins are co-located in the Paenibacillus sp. JNUCC32 genome:
- a CDS encoding carboxylesterase/lipase family protein, whose product MSELVVQTKDGRIQGLTENGVRVWKGIPYAKPPVGPLRFRSPVPPDSWDGIRETTAFSPMCLQPLESTSSMLGGGVIKTVSEDCLYLNVWAPRNMPAEPLPVMVWIHGGAFVTGSGSLPSYNGAPFVLRGDVIVVTLNYRLGPLGFLHLSPYGEAYSSNTGLLDQIAALEWVRDNIAAFGGDPERVTVFGESAGSMSIAALLAMPAAKGLFHRAIMESGAAQVMVPEQARMITAGLLKELDITPDNIHQLDSLTGVSIFEAGERLKKQIGPGVNMIFQPVLDPGTLPHDPLQAIQSGWAKDVPILIGTNLDEGALFFRPDMPLVKEDVLVRTVEMMTGIENAAPITKEYPYSIDGHAQIMTDLYFWRSALQFASAQCKHAPVWMYRFDWTLPDHPVLGKAMHALEIPFVFNTLALFENIGVQVDAATQALSDRIQDAWIAFARNGSPDTEALPWPAYDPALRSTMIFNNDSRIIEDPDAEKRNMLKL is encoded by the coding sequence ATGTCAGAACTTGTCGTACAAACGAAAGACGGGCGCATTCAAGGCCTTACGGAAAACGGAGTGCGCGTATGGAAGGGAATTCCCTATGCGAAGCCACCGGTAGGCCCGCTGCGGTTCCGTTCTCCTGTGCCCCCCGATTCATGGGACGGGATTAGAGAAACCACCGCTTTCAGTCCCATGTGCCTTCAGCCGCTTGAATCCACATCCAGCATGCTTGGCGGCGGCGTGATCAAGACGGTATCCGAGGATTGCCTATATCTCAATGTGTGGGCACCCCGGAACATGCCGGCGGAGCCGCTGCCCGTCATGGTATGGATTCACGGGGGCGCTTTTGTCACAGGCTCGGGCAGCTTGCCAAGCTATAACGGCGCGCCCTTCGTTCTCCGAGGAGACGTGATCGTGGTTACCCTCAATTACCGGCTGGGCCCCCTCGGCTTTCTCCATCTCTCTCCATACGGCGAAGCCTATTCCTCCAATACCGGTTTATTGGACCAGATCGCTGCCCTGGAATGGGTGCGGGACAATATCGCGGCCTTCGGCGGCGATCCGGAGCGGGTTACGGTATTCGGGGAATCAGCGGGCAGCATGAGCATTGCGGCGTTACTGGCGATGCCTGCAGCCAAGGGACTGTTCCACCGGGCGATCATGGAGAGCGGCGCTGCCCAGGTCATGGTTCCGGAACAGGCACGAATGATAACGGCCGGCTTGCTTAAGGAGCTGGACATTACGCCTGACAACATCCATCAGCTGGATTCCCTGACAGGCGTGTCGATATTCGAAGCCGGGGAACGGCTGAAGAAGCAGATCGGACCCGGCGTCAACATGATCTTTCAGCCGGTTCTGGATCCGGGCACTTTGCCGCATGATCCGCTGCAGGCCATCCAATCGGGATGGGCCAAGGACGTGCCGATCCTGATCGGGACGAATCTCGATGAAGGGGCTTTGTTCTTCCGGCCGGACATGCCGCTTGTGAAGGAAGACGTTCTAGTCCGCACCGTGGAGATGATGACCGGCATTGAGAATGCCGCCCCCATCACCAAGGAATACCCGTACAGCATCGACGGACATGCCCAGATTATGACCGATCTGTACTTCTGGCGCTCAGCCCTGCAATTCGCTTCCGCACAGTGCAAACACGCGCCGGTGTGGATGTACCGGTTCGATTGGACCTTGCCGGACCATCCGGTGCTCGGCAAAGCGATGCATGCCCTGGAAATCCCGTTTGTATTCAACACGCTGGCGCTGTTTGAGAATATCGGCGTTCAAGTCGATGCGGCCACGCAAGCCCTGTCGGACCGGATCCAGGATGCCTGGATTGCATTTGCGCGGAACGGCTCGCCGGATACGGAGGCGCTGCCGTGGCCAGCTTATGATCCGGCTTTGCGTTCAACGATGATATTCAACAACGACAGCAGGATCATCGAGGACCCGGATGCGGAGAAGCGGAACATGCTGAAATTATAA
- a CDS encoding DedA family protein: MENWITDIMEKFGYVGILLMIALENVFPPIPSEVILTFGGFMTTYTKLTVPGVIIAATIGSVVGAVILYGIGRLLDVERLEKIVDRWGHILRVKKEDIRKADAWFDKYGYWTVLFCRMIPLIRSLISIPAGMSNMKFGMFLLFTTIGTLIWNVILVSVGAAVGDSWENIVAFMDVYSNIAYAVIAVAVIAFLFFFFRKRRKSA, from the coding sequence TTGGAAAACTGGATTACGGACATTATGGAGAAGTTCGGCTATGTCGGCATCCTGCTGATGATTGCCCTGGAAAACGTGTTCCCGCCGATTCCCTCCGAGGTCATTCTGACCTTCGGCGGATTCATGACAACCTACACGAAACTGACGGTGCCCGGCGTCATTATCGCAGCTACCATCGGCTCCGTGGTCGGTGCCGTCATCCTGTACGGGATCGGACGCCTGCTCGATGTCGAACGGCTGGAGAAAATCGTGGACCGTTGGGGGCATATCCTCCGCGTCAAAAAAGAAGACATCCGCAAGGCGGATGCCTGGTTCGATAAATACGGCTACTGGACCGTGCTGTTCTGCCGCATGATTCCGCTGATCCGGAGCCTGATCTCCATCCCGGCGGGGATGTCCAACATGAAGTTCGGCATGTTCCTGCTCTTTACGACCATCGGTACCTTGATCTGGAACGTCATTCTGGTATCCGTCGGAGCCGCCGTCGGCGATTCATGGGAAAATATCGTCGCCTTCATGGACGTCTATTCCAATATCGCTTATGCTGTAATAGCCGTGGCCGTGATCGCATTCCTGTTCTTCTTCTTCCGCAAGCGGAGAAAATCGGCTTAA
- a CDS encoding Gfo/Idh/MocA family protein: MKKVKVGFISFAHMHAASYLFGMLKRDDVEVIGIADEDAERVRPYSVDRGIPYYADYNELLAQELDAVVICSENARHAEITKRAAAAGKHVLCEKPLGLSEAEMLEMIQACKDNGVQLMTAFPCRYISSVRQAKEAIDAGQIGDILAMKGTNRGTMPGGWFIEREKSGGGAVLDHTVHVMDLMHWFTGSKAEEVYAHAETLFNDTEIDDAGMVHVKFANGVVAVLDPSWSRNRTFPTWGDVTLEIIGTKGVLNIDSFAQKNDVYSDVTGKASWSFWGDDMDEGLVNSFVESIRDGKPVEITGEDGYLSARVAIAAYESASTKRTVQLKPQG, translated from the coding sequence ATGAAAAAGGTGAAAGTAGGGTTTATCAGCTTTGCCCATATGCATGCGGCAAGCTATCTCTTCGGCATGCTGAAGCGGGATGACGTCGAGGTGATCGGAATCGCGGACGAAGACGCGGAGCGCGTTCGCCCTTACTCCGTGGATCGGGGGATTCCGTATTATGCCGACTATAATGAATTGCTGGCACAAGAACTGGATGCCGTAGTCATCTGTTCGGAGAACGCGCGTCATGCGGAAATTACCAAACGCGCCGCTGCGGCGGGCAAGCATGTGCTGTGCGAGAAGCCGCTGGGCCTATCGGAAGCCGAGATGCTGGAGATGATTCAGGCATGCAAGGATAACGGCGTTCAGCTCATGACCGCTTTTCCTTGCCGATATATTTCGTCCGTACGCCAGGCGAAGGAAGCGATTGACGCAGGGCAGATCGGTGACATTTTGGCTATGAAGGGAACCAACCGGGGAACCATGCCGGGCGGCTGGTTTATTGAACGGGAGAAATCGGGCGGCGGCGCCGTATTGGATCATACCGTCCATGTGATGGACCTGATGCACTGGTTTACCGGCAGCAAGGCCGAGGAAGTGTACGCCCATGCGGAAACGCTGTTCAACGATACCGAGATTGACGACGCCGGCATGGTCCACGTCAAATTCGCGAACGGCGTCGTGGCCGTGCTGGACCCAAGCTGGTCCCGCAACCGCACCTTCCCGACATGGGGGGACGTAACGCTTGAGATCATCGGCACCAAAGGCGTGCTGAACATTGATTCTTTTGCCCAGAAGAACGATGTATACAGCGATGTGACCGGTAAAGCGTCGTGGAGCTTCTGGGGCGATGATATGGACGAAGGCCTCGTCAACAGCTTTGTCGAAAGCATCCGCGACGGCAAGCCGGTCGAAATTACCGGGGAAGACGGCTACCTCTCCGCCCGGGTTGCCATTGCAGCGTACGAGTCTGCAAGCACCAAGCGCACCGTTCAGCTGAAGCCGCAGGGATAG
- a CDS encoding carbohydrate ABC transporter permease encodes MRTKTNWTVMILITLGTILILFPLYMTITIALKTPEDMLASVFGLPKDLHFENFTNAIKMTNFFHALGNSAMVTTATVVLTLLTNSLVAYAIARNMNRKFFKGLYFYFISAMFIPFPIIMLPLVKLTAGFHMTNLVGLTILHTVYALAFNVFVYVGYIKSIPVALEEAARVDGTSTWGTFWRIIFPIMAPINATVGILICLSTYNDFLLPLIIISDTNSYTLPLVQYIFQGQFNTDFNLAFASYLMAMLPMIIIYLFAQKWIINGITQGAVK; translated from the coding sequence ATGCGGACGAAAACCAACTGGACGGTGATGATTCTCATCACATTGGGTACGATATTGATCCTGTTTCCGCTGTATATGACGATCACGATTGCGCTCAAAACGCCGGAGGACATGCTGGCATCGGTGTTCGGCCTGCCGAAAGACCTGCATTTCGAGAATTTCACGAACGCCATAAAAATGACGAATTTCTTCCATGCGCTGGGCAACAGCGCCATGGTGACGACGGCAACGGTGGTGCTGACCCTGTTGACGAATTCGCTCGTCGCTTATGCCATTGCCCGCAATATGAACCGGAAGTTCTTCAAAGGCTTGTACTTCTATTTCATCAGCGCGATGTTTATTCCGTTCCCGATCATTATGCTGCCGCTGGTCAAGCTGACGGCCGGGTTCCATATGACGAATCTGGTCGGACTCACCATCCTGCATACCGTCTATGCCTTGGCGTTTAACGTATTTGTGTACGTAGGTTATATCAAATCCATCCCGGTTGCGCTGGAGGAAGCGGCCCGAGTGGACGGCACGTCGACTTGGGGAACATTCTGGAGAATCATATTCCCGATTATGGCACCGATCAATGCGACGGTAGGCATTCTGATCTGCCTCTCGACCTACAATGACTTCCTGCTGCCGCTCATCATCATCAGCGATACGAATTCCTACACGCTGCCGCTGGTGCAGTATATATTCCAAGGGCAGTTCAACACGGACTTCAATCTGGCCTTTGCCTCCTACCTGATGGCGATGCTGCCGATGATCATCATCTATCTGTTCGCGCAAAAGTGGATCATCAACGGCATTACGCAGGGGGCTGTAAAATAA
- a CDS encoding ABC transporter substrate-binding protein — protein sequence MKLAKWIAACLMTVWMLTACGAQEDSGRVQIEFFQNKPEAKGSFDALIEKFNESQSEIKVVQVNPPDAETVLKTRVVKNDIPDIIGMGATDTYSLLAQSGIFTDLTDNPLLSRVDETYVQMLKDVAGMDEVTGIPYSTNANGVMYNKEIFKELGLSVPKTWDELLATAQKAKDAGRIPFYFTYKDDWQTVLPFNALASNLEGIEFYMDRREGTVTFAEKYREIAEKQLALMDYGHGDNFGKNYADGNRDFARGESAMYIQGTWAIPEIRKANPDAPIGFFPLPTGDRPEENKLISGVDTLLAISEDSKHKEEAQRFIQFLLEPENSKQYITEQTLFSTVEGVKQEDPAVAELLPYLERGQVIDFADHYIPAAVQLNSVIQSFLQNRDIDGYLKKLDTEWDKVADRR from the coding sequence ATGAAGCTAGCTAAATGGATTGCGGCGTGTTTGATGACCGTATGGATGCTGACCGCTTGCGGCGCTCAAGAGGACTCAGGACGCGTGCAGATTGAGTTTTTTCAGAACAAGCCTGAAGCGAAAGGCTCCTTTGATGCACTCATCGAGAAATTTAACGAATCCCAGTCCGAGATCAAGGTGGTTCAGGTAAATCCGCCGGATGCGGAGACGGTGCTCAAGACAAGAGTCGTCAAGAATGACATTCCCGACATTATCGGCATGGGTGCAACCGATACGTATTCATTGCTGGCCCAAAGCGGCATATTTACGGATTTGACGGATAACCCGCTGCTGAGCCGGGTGGATGAGACTTATGTCCAGATGCTGAAGGACGTAGCGGGCATGGACGAGGTTACGGGCATTCCCTATTCCACTAACGCTAACGGCGTCATGTACAATAAGGAAATTTTCAAGGAGCTGGGGCTCAGCGTTCCCAAGACCTGGGACGAGCTGCTGGCTACGGCGCAGAAGGCCAAGGATGCGGGGAGAATCCCGTTTTATTTCACATATAAAGACGATTGGCAGACGGTGCTGCCGTTTAACGCATTGGCTTCCAACCTGGAAGGCATTGAATTTTACATGGATCGGCGGGAAGGCACCGTAACGTTTGCCGAGAAATACCGGGAGATTGCGGAGAAACAGCTCGCGCTGATGGATTATGGCCATGGGGACAACTTCGGCAAAAACTATGCGGACGGGAACCGGGATTTCGCGAGGGGAGAATCCGCCATGTATATCCAAGGAACCTGGGCCATACCGGAAATCCGGAAGGCGAATCCGGATGCGCCGATCGGCTTCTTTCCGCTGCCGACCGGCGATCGTCCGGAGGAGAATAAACTGATTTCGGGCGTGGATACCTTACTGGCTATTTCCGAGGATTCGAAGCATAAAGAGGAGGCTCAGCGTTTCATTCAATTTTTACTGGAGCCTGAGAATAGCAAGCAATATATAACGGAGCAAACGCTGTTCTCCACCGTGGAGGGCGTGAAGCAGGAGGATCCCGCCGTCGCAGAGCTGCTGCCTTACCTGGAGCGGGGCCAGGTCATCGATTTTGCCGACCACTACATTCCCGCGGCGGTGCAGCTGAACTCGGTGATCCAATCCTTCCTCCAGAACCGGGATATCGACGGGTATCTGAAGAAGCTGGACACCGAATGGGACAAGGTAGCTGACAGGCGTTAA
- a CDS encoding undecaprenyl-diphosphate phosphatase: MDFLTILKAIILGIVEGLTEFAPVSSTGHMIIVDDMWLKSEEFLTKYVANTFKVVIQLGSILAVIVVFKDRFLDLLGLKRKKPEAGVPAGTGRLRLSQVIVGLIPAGVLGVLFEDLIDEHLFSTETVLIGLVIGAIFMIVADKVSSKKEPKVVSVDQITYRQAFSVGLIQCLSLWPGFSRSGSTISGGVMLGMSHRAAADFTFIMAVPIMFGASFLSLLKNWEYFTLEALPFFIAGFVAAFVFALISIRFFLKLINRIKLVPFAIYRIVLAAIIALVLYL, from the coding sequence ATGGATTTTTTAACCATCCTCAAAGCAATTATTCTGGGAATCGTCGAGGGACTGACCGAGTTCGCTCCTGTATCCTCTACCGGCCATATGATCATCGTGGATGACATGTGGCTGAAATCCGAGGAGTTTCTGACGAAATACGTAGCCAACACGTTCAAGGTCGTGATTCAGCTCGGCTCCATTCTCGCCGTCATCGTGGTGTTCAAGGACCGCTTCCTGGATCTCTTGGGACTCAAGCGCAAAAAGCCCGAAGCCGGCGTACCGGCCGGTACGGGCAGACTGAGACTCAGCCAGGTTATCGTCGGTTTGATTCCGGCCGGCGTTCTGGGCGTCTTGTTCGAGGACCTCATTGACGAGCATTTATTTTCTACCGAAACGGTGCTGATCGGTCTTGTGATCGGAGCCATCTTCATGATCGTTGCCGACAAGGTCAGCTCGAAAAAAGAGCCGAAAGTGGTGTCTGTCGATCAAATTACGTACAGGCAGGCATTCAGCGTCGGGCTGATTCAGTGTCTGTCGCTCTGGCCAGGCTTCTCCCGCTCCGGCTCCACCATCTCCGGAGGCGTTATGCTGGGCATGAGCCACCGCGCGGCGGCGGACTTTACGTTCATCATGGCCGTGCCGATCATGTTCGGGGCCAGCTTCCTGTCGCTGCTGAAGAACTGGGAATACTTCACGCTGGAGGCTCTTCCGTTCTTCATCGCCGGATTCGTGGCGGCTTTCGTCTTCGCTTTGATCTCCATCCGCTTCTTCCTGAAGCTGATCAACCGGATCAAGCTGGTGCCGTTTGCGATCTATCGGATCGTGCTCGCTGCCATTATTGCGTTGGTGCTTTATCTATAA
- a CDS encoding carbohydrate ABC transporter permease, whose translation MNKRLMPYYLMTVPAVVLFFVFLTLPALQGVYYSFTNWNGFGDNFDFIGFKNYVNLFKDGNVGNAYWFTFKFAVVVTILINIFSLLIAMGLNARIKARNFFRGIYFLPNILSVLIVGYIFNYLFSNVFTIWGQNLGIGWLSTNILGSEQHAWIGIVVVAVWQGIAYNTILYLAGLQTIPGTLYEASNLDGANRWQEFWKITFPLIAPFFTINMVLAMKNSLMVFDQIVALTNGGPGRATQSISHLIYTGGFEGGEFAYQSANSVIYFILIATISIVQIRFLQRREGDM comes from the coding sequence ATGAACAAGCGGCTTATGCCTTATTACTTGATGACCGTGCCGGCGGTCGTGCTGTTCTTCGTATTTCTGACGCTGCCGGCTTTGCAGGGGGTGTATTACTCCTTCACGAACTGGAACGGATTCGGCGATAACTTCGACTTCATCGGTTTCAAGAATTACGTCAATCTGTTTAAGGATGGCAACGTGGGCAATGCGTACTGGTTCACATTCAAATTCGCGGTCGTGGTCACCATCCTCATCAACATCTTCAGTCTGCTGATTGCCATGGGACTGAACGCCAGAATCAAGGCGAGGAATTTCTTTCGGGGCATCTATTTTCTTCCGAATATTCTGAGCGTGCTGATTGTAGGTTACATATTCAACTATCTGTTCTCGAATGTGTTCACCATTTGGGGACAGAACCTGGGGATCGGGTGGCTGTCGACCAATATCCTGGGCAGTGAACAGCATGCTTGGATCGGCATCGTGGTGGTCGCGGTATGGCAGGGCATTGCCTACAACACGATTCTGTATCTTGCCGGACTCCAGACCATTCCCGGTACGCTTTACGAGGCTTCCAACCTCGATGGAGCGAACCGCTGGCAGGAGTTCTGGAAAATAACGTTTCCTCTGATCGCGCCGTTCTTTACGATCAACATGGTGCTGGCGATGAAGAATTCCCTGATGGTCTTTGATCAGATCGTAGCCCTCACCAACGGCGGCCCGGGACGGGCAACGCAGTCCATCTCCCACCTGATTTATACCGGCGGCTTCGAGGGAGGCGAGTTTGCTTACCAATCGGCTAACTCCGTGATCTACTTCATCCTGATTGCCACGATATCGATTGTGCAGATTCGGTTCCTGCAGAGAAGAGAGGGGGACATGTAA
- a CDS encoding ABC transporter permease → MTFRQFAFRNVLRNKRTYAAYFLSSAFSVMIFFVCALFLFHPSITDEVFYPVVIQAMVGAELIMYVFSFFFVLYSVGAFLKTRKREFGILFMHGMTDRQFNKMVFLENMIIGVSAIATGILFGIITGKLFLMAGSAFLGVPPLPFRLSLRALGLTIASYALLFLIISLCTSWLLRPKALIDLFQSGQRPKTAPRTSPWLSILAAVLLLVSYGLAATTSASTLALRMFPVTLMTMIGTYLIYSQLGVALVRRLKESRRFTWRRTKLISLSSLQYRLKDHAQMFSMVTIVLAVSFCSVGVFASIPVLTKQFNEDFPAAIGYLAKTGDTSEEQHLNEIRQELESRKIPFETLSFRVKYTDAEPASAQAGPSEIPLTLIAFSDYKAAVVMAGLPFDEQPPSGEEALVLIASQNDRAYTRNRDYASYRLRDSGIRLREIGYSDHVGVPEYLLPEMDDDSRFGGLVVSDDIFAAVTDPVRQERYTGFYVDDFTETEGIVPHLAPGGAVRYEMDRTFALAVSGTLFALRDSLYNMLLFAALLVGTVFFIAAGSFLYFRLYADLDFDRRHYATISRLGMTDREFRRIVTGQLALLFFVPIGLAIVHSIFAFIALQSYFYLSIAAEMGIVLISFLMMQVLYFFFIRSQYLRKLKQTLI, encoded by the coding sequence ATGACCTTTCGACAATTCGCTTTTAGGAATGTCCTGAGGAACAAGCGGACCTACGCGGCCTATTTCTTAAGCAGCGCTTTCTCCGTCATGATTTTCTTTGTGTGCGCGCTGTTCCTGTTTCACCCTTCCATCACGGACGAGGTGTTCTATCCGGTCGTGATCCAGGCGATGGTTGGCGCTGAGCTGATTATGTACGTATTCTCGTTTTTCTTCGTGCTGTATTCCGTCGGGGCTTTCTTGAAGACCCGCAAGCGCGAGTTCGGCATTCTGTTCATGCACGGCATGACGGACCGCCAGTTTAACAAGATGGTGTTTCTTGAAAATATGATCATCGGCGTAAGCGCGATCGCCACGGGCATCCTGTTCGGCATCATTACAGGCAAGCTGTTCCTGATGGCAGGCTCGGCCTTTCTCGGAGTCCCGCCCCTGCCGTTCCGGCTGAGTCTGCGAGCGCTCGGGCTGACGATCGCCAGTTACGCGCTGCTGTTCCTCATCATCTCGCTGTGCACGTCCTGGCTGCTGCGGCCCAAAGCGCTCATCGACTTATTCCAGTCCGGACAGCGGCCGAAAACCGCGCCCAGAACATCGCCGTGGTTATCCATATTGGCGGCTGTCCTGCTGCTTGTCAGCTACGGCCTGGCAGCCACGACAAGCGCATCGACCCTCGCGCTGCGCATGTTCCCGGTTACCTTGATGACGATGATCGGCACTTATCTGATTTATTCGCAGTTAGGGGTTGCTCTCGTCCGCAGGCTGAAAGAAAGCCGCCGGTTCACCTGGAGAAGAACCAAGCTGATCTCGCTATCCAGCCTGCAGTACCGGTTGAAGGATCATGCCCAGATGTTTTCGATGGTGACGATCGTGCTGGCCGTGTCTTTTTGCTCGGTAGGCGTATTCGCCTCCATTCCGGTGCTCACGAAGCAGTTCAACGAGGACTTCCCGGCCGCCATCGGTTATCTCGCCAAAACGGGAGATACCTCCGAAGAGCAGCATTTGAACGAAATCCGGCAGGAGCTGGAGTCGAGGAAAATACCGTTTGAAACGCTATCGTTTCGCGTTAAATATACGGATGCTGAACCGGCATCCGCACAGGCCGGTCCATCGGAGATTCCGTTGACGCTGATCGCGTTCTCCGACTATAAGGCGGCCGTCGTGATGGCGGGACTGCCGTTTGACGAACAGCCGCCGAGCGGTGAGGAGGCCCTTGTCCTCATTGCTTCGCAAAACGACAGAGCTTATACCCGCAACCGGGATTACGCTTCTTACCGGCTTCGGGATTCCGGCATCCGGCTGCGTGAAATCGGTTATTCAGATCATGTCGGCGTGCCGGAATACTTGCTGCCGGAGATGGATGACGATTCCCGTTTCGGCGGTCTTGTCGTCAGCGACGACATCTTTGCCGCCGTCACGGATCCGGTCCGTCAGGAACGGTACACCGGCTTCTACGTGGACGATTTTACGGAGACGGAGGGGATCGTTCCCCATTTGGCTCCGGGCGGTGCCGTGCGCTATGAGATGGACCGGACCTTTGCGCTGGCGGTCAGCGGTACGCTGTTCGCCCTTCGGGACAGCCTGTACAACATGCTGCTCTTCGCGGCATTGCTTGTGGGCACGGTGTTTTTTATCGCGGCTGGAAGTTTCCTGTACTTCCGCCTCTATGCCGATCTGGATTTTGACCGCAGGCATTATGCCACGATATCCCGGCTCGGCATGACGGACAGGGAGTTCAGGCGGATCGTTACCGGACAGCTCGCGCTGCTGTTTTTTGTACCGATCGGACTTGCGATCGTGCACAGCATCTTTGCCTTCATCGCGCTGCAAAGCTATTTCTATTTATCCATTGCGGCTGAAATGGGCATCGTGCTGATCAGCTTCCTGATGATGCAGGTCCTGTACTTTTTCTTCATCCGCAGCCAATATCTGCGCAAGCTGAAGCAGACCCTTATATAA
- a CDS encoding helix-turn-helix domain-containing protein — protein sequence MSTQRIIQKSIAYMEQHLEERLTLADIASYAGFSPYHFHRLFRREVGMNIADYLRKRRLCYAAQLLLHTEAAIIDISLHCHFESQESFTRAFKKLYGMPPGRYRKIFAVHAHHSHYPKGEDHMQQQAQSPLKGWFLSGSHPQDYEIGVDRTTVHQGSTSGYLRALTPMEDGAFATMMQQFKAGKYAGKRMRFSGFVKTDNVKDYCGLWMRVDNRAEDVLQFDNMNNRRIVGSTHWNHYAIVLDVPEDSATISIGVLLMGTGKVWVDSFRFEEVDLSVPTTNLDVHYELLEEPANLSFEE from the coding sequence TTGAGTACCCAGCGTATTATCCAAAAGAGCATCGCGTACATGGAGCAGCATCTGGAGGAGCGGCTGACCCTCGCGGATATTGCATCCTATGCCGGTTTTTCGCCGTATCATTTCCACCGATTGTTTCGGAGGGAGGTCGGCATGAACATCGCGGATTACCTTAGAAAACGAAGGCTCTGTTATGCGGCGCAGCTCCTGCTGCACACCGAGGCTGCGATTATCGATATTTCCCTGCACTGTCACTTCGAGAGCCAGGAGTCGTTTACGAGAGCATTCAAAAAATTGTACGGCATGCCGCCGGGGCGTTACCGCAAAATCTTTGCGGTTCATGCCCATCATTCACATTATCCAAAAGGAGAGGATCACATGCAGCAGCAAGCTCAATCCCCATTAAAAGGCTGGTTCCTAAGCGGAAGCCACCCTCAAGATTATGAGATCGGCGTCGATCGGACCACCGTCCACCAGGGAAGTACCTCGGGTTACTTAAGAGCCCTTACGCCGATGGAGGATGGCGCTTTTGCAACCATGATGCAGCAGTTCAAAGCCGGCAAGTATGCGGGCAAGCGGATGCGCTTCTCCGGATTCGTTAAAACCGATAACGTGAAGGACTATTGCGGACTGTGGATGCGCGTCGACAATCGTGCCGAAGACGTGCTCCAGTTCGATAATATGAACAATCGGCGCATCGTCGGCAGCACGCACTGGAATCACTATGCCATCGTGCTGGACGTGCCTGAAGATAGCGCCACGATCTCGATCGGCGTCCTGCTTATGGGGACAGGCAAGGTGTGGGTGGACAGCTTCCGTTTTGAAGAGGTAGATCTCAGCGTACCGACGACGAACCTAGACGTTCACTATGAGCTGCTTGAGGAGCCCGCCAATTTATCGTTTGAAGAGTGA
- a CDS encoding Gfo/Idh/MocA family protein, which translates to MNIAILGCGTMGTAYAHNLAKMPGVTVTGVVDINAERVERAAALTGAKAYTDVESLFEQKDLETVAVCLPTYLHKPFVLKLAEKGLHVICEKPAALTLEDAQEMKAACEKHGVRLFIGHVVRFFPNYHDAYRQARSGNIGTPKMAHLKRYGSYPQGMDGWYNDPGKSGGVIMDLMIHDIDFACWLFGEVESVYASTVKRTEPQMEYAQLTLHFKNSAIASLTGYWGYLGPFTTQFEISGDQGIVRFDSNQVQSLDLKLASAEAGEGAAVQVPSSPSLHDPYYNEVQHFIECIRNGSEPLVSIKDACYAVEIAQAAEQSAQTGQPVMIGGMVS; encoded by the coding sequence ATGAACATAGCGATATTGGGCTGCGGCACGATGGGGACGGCCTATGCGCACAATTTGGCGAAAATGCCGGGAGTAACGGTGACGGGCGTGGTCGATATAAACGCCGAACGAGTGGAGCGCGCTGCAGCTTTGACCGGGGCGAAGGCATACACGGATGTAGAGTCGCTGTTTGAACAAAAAGATTTGGAAACGGTTGCGGTGTGTCTGCCCACCTATCTCCACAAACCGTTTGTACTGAAACTGGCCGAAAAAGGGCTGCACGTCATCTGCGAAAAGCCGGCAGCATTAACGCTGGAGGATGCGCAGGAGATGAAGGCGGCCTGCGAGAAGCACGGAGTCCGGTTGTTTATCGGACATGTCGTCCGGTTCTTCCCGAACTATCACGATGCCTATCGGCAGGCCCGCTCGGGGAATATCGGAACGCCGAAGATGGCTCACTTGAAGCGGTACGGTTCCTACCCGCAGGGAATGGATGGATGGTACAACGACCCTGGCAAGAGCGGCGGCGTCATCATGGATCTGATGATTCATGACATCGATTTTGCCTGCTGGCTGTTCGGGGAAGTGGAGTCGGTATATGCTTCGACCGTGAAGCGGACCGAGCCGCAGATGGAGTACGCCCAGCTTACGCTTCATTTTAAAAATAGCGCCATCGCGAGTCTAACCGGATATTGGGGGTATCTCGGTCCATTTACGACGCAGTTCGAGATCTCGGGAGACCAAGGCATCGTACGATTCGACAGCAATCAGGTACAGTCCCTGGACTTGAAATTGGCTAGCGCCGAGGCCGGGGAGGGAGCTGCTGTGCAGGTTCCTTCCAGTCCGAGCCTCCATGACCCTTATTATAACGAGGTGCAGCATTTTATCGAGTGCATCCGAAACGGCAGCGAGCCGCTCGTCAGCATCAAGGATGCTTGCTACGCCGTTGAAATCGCTCAGGCAGCGGAGCAATCGGCACAAACTGGACAGCCCGTGATGATCGGAGGGATGGTTTCATGA